The region GCCTCGTCTACCCCGGCTATCGCTACCGGCTCGAGGCCCGCAGCGGCAAGATGTTCGAAGAGTAAATCGTCGTCATCTTGTATATGGAACTTGCCGCCTATTGCGAGGCTGGCGTGAACCGCGCCACCAGCGCGTGACGATCGCCGGGATAGGTGAAGCGCACGTGGGTCACCGGGCCGGCGCCGCTCCAGGTGCGGCGTTCGACCACCAGACAGGCGGTGTTGCGCGCAATGTCGAGTGCCGCGGCCACTTCGGCACCGGCTGATATGGCGTGGATGCGATGTTCGGCCGTGCTCCACGGCACCTGGTTGAGCAGCCACGGCCCCGGCGCCATCGTCAGGAAATCGACATCGGCGGCCTCAGGCACGGTCGCGAGGCTGATCAGCCGTTCCTCCAGGCAGAAGGGCCGCGCTCCGGCATTGTGGATGCAGACGACCTCGACGACCGAGGACGCCACCGGCAATTCCAGCCGGCTTCTGTCTTCCGCTTTGGCCTTGCGGCATGTCTTCTTCGACACCGCATAGGAGTAGGGCAGGTTCAGCGACTGCACCTCGGCCTTGATGTCGTGGATTTCGAGAACGGCCGATTGCGCTTGCGGCTGGGTGACGAAGCTGCCGGATTTCTTGCGACGCTCGATCAGCCCGGCCTTGGCAAGCTGGGTCAGCACCTTGTTCACCGTCATGCGCGAGCAGTCATACTGCGTGGCGAGATCGACCTCGAAGGGAATACGATGCCCCGGCGGCCATTCGCCCGAGACGATACGGCCCTCGATCTCGCTCAGGATGCGCTGATGCAAGGTGGGATCCTTGCCTTGGTTCATCGCCATGTTCCGATTGGTCTTCCCGCTATAGGGCATTTTCGTTCCTATTAGAATGCCCTCAAGCGGCGAGCAATTCGCCCATCGCGGCGAGGAACCGCCGGTCGATCGCTTCGCGCCCGACATGGCGGCCACCGGCCACCTGCTTGCGGCCACGTGCCCAGACGCAATCGACGGAAACGCCACCGGCAAACAGCCAGTGATCGAGGATCTGGTCGCCCGAGAGATAGGGAACGGCTGACATATCGAGCGAAACCAGATCGGCGTGATGGCCCTCCATGAGACCGGCCGGCGCTTTCAACGCGGCACCGCCGCCGGCAAGGGCCTGGCTGAATAGCGACAGCGCCGTCGAGCCACCGGGGGCGGCGACGACATTGCGGGCGCGCAGCGCCAGGCGCTGCGAATATTCGAGCTGGCGCAATTCCTCCGGCACGGAGATCAGCACGTTGGAATCCGATCCGATACCGTAACGCCCGCCCTCTTCAAGGAAGAGCGGTGCGGCAAAGGCGCCGTCGCCGAGATTGGCTTCGGTGATCGGGCAGAGGCCGGCAATCGCGCCGCTTTTCGCCATCCGCCGCGTCTCGTCCTCGGTCATATGCGTCGCATGGATCAGGCACCAGCGCTGATCCACAGGCATATGATCGAGCAGCCATTGCACCGGCCGGGCGCCCGACCAGGCAATACAGTCCTCGACCTCCTTCACCTGCTCGGCGACATGGATATGGATGGGGCCGTCGCCGGCCATCGGCAACAGCCTTGCCAGTTCCTCGGGAGTTGCGGCGCGCAGGCTGTGCGGCGCCAGCCCGAGCTCGGCGCCGTCGAGCCGGCCGGCCACTGCACGGCATCCCTCCATTAGCCTTTCGAAGCTTTCGAGCGAATTGATGAAACGACGCTGACCGTCGATCGGGGCAGCGCCGCCGAAGCCGGAATGGGCATAGAAGACCGGCAGCAAGGTCAGGCCGATGCCGGT is a window of Rhizobium lentis DNA encoding:
- the hutC gene encoding histidine utilization repressor, with amino-acid sequence MNQGKDPTLHQRILSEIEGRIVSGEWPPGHRIPFEVDLATQYDCSRMTVNKVLTQLAKAGLIERRKKSGSFVTQPQAQSAVLEIHDIKAEVQSLNLPYSYAVSKKTCRKAKAEDRSRLELPVASSVVEVVCIHNAGARPFCLEERLISLATVPEAADVDFLTMAPGPWLLNQVPWSTAEHRIHAISAGAEVAAALDIARNTACLVVERRTWSGAGPVTHVRFTYPGDRHALVARFTPASQ
- a CDS encoding formimidoylglutamate deiminase encodes the protein MTTLHADTALTPQGWQKDVRLTLDAGRIARIEAGVSAAPGDECHALLVPAMGNLHSHAFQRAMAGLAEVRGPANDSFWSWRTVMYKFALAMTPEHVEAVAAKLYAEMLEAGFSRVGEFHYLHHDRDGGAYANIAELAERIGAASAETGIGLTLLPVFYAHSGFGGAAPIDGQRRFINSLESFERLMEGCRAVAGRLDGAELGLAPHSLRAATPEELARLLPMAGDGPIHIHVAEQVKEVEDCIAWSGARPVQWLLDHMPVDQRWCLIHATHMTEDETRRMAKSGAIAGLCPITEANLGDGAFAAPLFLEEGGRYGIGSDSNVLISVPEELRQLEYSQRLALRARNVVAAPGGSTALSLFSQALAGGGAALKAPAGLMEGHHADLVSLDMSAVPYLSGDQILDHWLFAGGVSVDCVWARGRKQVAGGRHVGREAIDRRFLAAMGELLAA